In the genome of Campylobacter helveticus, the window GTAATGCACTGCACCGTTAAGAGCATATTTATTAATATTATCATAATGTGGTTCGCCCTTATTGTTGATATTTTCTATTTCTCCATTTTTAAGCTTTTCTAATCTACCTTTTGTGCCTTTGACTTCTATCATCACGGGGATTTTTCGCCGTGTCTCTGTGGTAAGAAAAAGCTTAATATCTGGGTAATTTTTCCCACTACCACCACTTTTGCTAGGGTATTTAGCAAGGGCAGAATCTATATCACTATTAATGGATTCTGTCTTTGTATAGTAAGGTATGCCAAATTCTCCTAGCTGCTGCTTTGTCCTATCTTCTATGCGTTCTTCTATACTTGCCATTATTTTCCTTTAATATTTGCTTATTTTATAGCTCCCCACAAAAAAGTGGGGATTATCAAGGTTCAATGTCTTGCGAGGTAGTTTGTATCGTAGTTATTATCGATAAAATCGGGATTTTCCATCATAGAAAGATGAAAATCACGCGTAGTTTTAATCCCCCCAACGATAAGCTCATTTAAAGCCACTTTCATTTTAGAAATAGCCGTATTTCTATCCTCCCCCCACACGACAAGTTTGCCTATCATCGAATCATAATAAGGTGGCACCGCATAGCCCTCATAGCAGTGGCTTTCCATTCTCACATTACGCCCTGCTGGTGGGATATATTTGGTGATTTTACCCGGACTTGGTAAAAAGGTCTTAGAATCTTCAGCGGTAATACGACACTCTATACTATGTCCGCGTAGCTTAATGCTTTCTTGAGGAGGCAAGGCATAGCCCTCGGCAACCTTTATCATCAATTCTATGATGTCTATACCGCTTACCATTTCACTCACGCAATGTTCAACTTGCAAACGCGTATTCATCTCAATAAAATAAAAATCCAAATTTTTATCGACCAAAAATTCAAAAGTCCCAGCACCCTCATAACCTATGGCTTTTGCTGCTTTTACAGCCGTTTCGTGTAGTCTCGCCCTCGTGCTTTCATCAAGTAAAATCGCCGGACTTTCTTCGATAAGCTTTTGATGACGCCTTTGCATAGAGCAGTCTCTTTCACCTATGTGTATCACATTACCAAAGCTATCTCCCACAACTTGCACTTCGATATGACGCGGATTTTGGATATATTTTTCCATATACATCGTTCCGTCTCCAAAAGCCGTCATCGCTTCGCTTTCAGCCGACCAGTATGCTTTTTCTAAATCTTTTTCATTTTCCACCACGCGCATACCACGCCCACCGCCTCCAGCAGCCGCTTTTAAGATGACAGGATAGCCTATTTCTTTAGCAAGTTTTTTCGCCGCCTCAGCCCCGGCTAAAGCCCCATCGCTTCCGGGTATCACAGGCACACCAGCCCTTTGCATTACCTGCTTTGCTTTGCTTTTATCGCTCATTAAATTCATCGCCTCAACCGAAGGTCCTATGAATTTAATATTATGCTTGGCACAAATTTCGACAAAATTTTGATTTTCACTTAAAAAGCCATACCCCGGGAAAATCGCATCCGCCTCCGCAATCTCCGCCGCCGTGATAATCGCCGGGATATTAAGATAGCTTTCAGCACTTCTCGCCTTGCCTATGCAAATGTTTGCGTCCGCATACTTAAGATAAAGGGCGTCTTTATCCGCTTCAGAATAAACGCAAATCGCTCTTTTTCCCATTTCTTTAATGGTTCTTAAGGCTCTTAAAGCAATTTCACCGCGATTTGCTATTAAAATGCTTTTAATTTCCATTTATAGTTTCTCCACCGCAAATAAAGGCATACCAAATTCCACAGGCTGCCCATCAGCGACCAAAACTTCCACTATGCGACAATCAAATTCCGCCTCTATCTCGTTCATTATCTTCATCGCTTCAATAATGGCTATGGTATCGCCCTTTTTCACATTTGCACCCGCTTTGACAAAAGGCGCAGCACCCGGGCTTGGAGCTTGGTAGAAAGTGCCGACCATAGGGCTAGTAATGCTTGGTTGATTACTCTTGCTTGGACTATGGTGCGTTTCATTGACAACATTGACATTTATAGGCTGTGGTGTGGCAGGGGGAGGACAAACAGGAGCTGGAACATCGCAGCACATATCCCTTTCAAGCTCTATTTCAAAGCCAT includes:
- the accB gene encoding acetyl-CoA carboxylase biotin carboxyl carrier protein, whose amino-acid sequence is MTKEEIKELVNLFAEANISKIKIKEQDGFEIELERDMCCDVPAPVCPPPATPQPINVNVVNETHHSPSKSNQPSITSPMVGTFYQAPSPGAAPFVKAGANVKKGDTIAIIEAMKIMNEIEAEFDCRIVEVLVADGQPVEFGMPLFAVEKL
- a CDS encoding acetyl-CoA carboxylase biotin carboxylase subunit is translated as MEIKSILIANRGEIALRALRTIKEMGKRAICVYSEADKDALYLKYADANICIGKARSAESYLNIPAIITAAEIAEADAIFPGYGFLSENQNFVEICAKHNIKFIGPSVEAMNLMSDKSKAKQVMQRAGVPVIPGSDGALAGAEAAKKLAKEIGYPVILKAAAGGGGRGMRVVENEKDLEKAYWSAESEAMTAFGDGTMYMEKYIQNPRHIEVQVVGDSFGNVIHIGERDCSMQRRHQKLIEESPAILLDESTRARLHETAVKAAKAIGYEGAGTFEFLVDKNLDFYFIEMNTRLQVEHCVSEMVSGIDIIELMIKVAEGYALPPQESIKLRGHSIECRITAEDSKTFLPSPGKITKYIPPAGRNVRMESHCYEGYAVPPYYDSMIGKLVVWGEDRNTAISKMKVALNELIVGGIKTTRDFHLSMMENPDFIDNNYDTNYLARH